The following nucleotide sequence is from Hevea brasiliensis isolate MT/VB/25A 57/8 chromosome 7, ASM3005281v1, whole genome shotgun sequence.
aattagcaaattatttttatattcaattaaaattattaaaatttcatcTTAGTTTCAGTAAAgcgaaaaattataaattttattttaaaaaagaaattctATTTCTAATATAAATAGACAACATAATTTTCTTACTTAATGAAAAACTTGCTTAAATGTatagaaaaaataatataaagaaattataaaatatataaatttaaattaaaaattattgtgtACCCCTGATTTGAACGAGACGCTGAGATGGACGTTGTGAAATCGCGAAAACGACCGGGAGAGGTGTCATCCAGAAGGAAAGATGGGACAAGCGTTATCTTAAGACTGACTGAAGTTACAAAAGGAAAGCGATAAGAGACGGTGAATTTCCTTAGCTACAATTATTGTATTGCTGGCCTTTATTTTGAAAGAGAAGCCCAGCATTTTCTGGATGTACAAGATAAACTACCTAATTGCTTAATTCATCTTGACCCTTCATTAAATCCAATGTATGGGAGGAgtccaaaatttaaattgaagataaatttaaattaaatatacttttttttttcctgtctATACGCATATTTGgataaaaaatagaaaatgacTATACTTCAAAATCACGTAAATTTTGAGaaaattcttatttttatataACTAAACACACGTATATTTCATGTTCGATATGGAATCCTGAAAGATCAACTCATGGACACTCCCCACATATTACCTCAACTAGGGCCCTAACTATACTGATCACTCCAGAACGGCAACAAGGcctattttttttttgtcatgagATAAAGACACACGCACATTTGAGTCAATGACAGAAATAGATAACAcctcaaaattataataattttaaggaAGTCTTTATTTCTATATAATCCAAACACACACGTACACTCCACATTCGATGCGAGATCCGAAGGATTAATTAAATATACTTGTTTAGTGGTTAGGTTGTGCTGGGTTGAGATCAGGCCAAGCCCAAATAAGGAGGCACAGTTCTCTGACTAAATTCAATCCAGTTGTATAAATCTAAAACCCAAATTCACATTCGATGCagaccttaattactaactcccAAACATACACGCACAGCAAATTAAGCATAAGAGAAGTGCAAATCTCAACTCGCGCCTTGACCAAGTAAATATCCAAAAATAGAAGTATATATACTTGTTAAGATTAATCAAAATATGGGTTGTCAAGACAAAGCTTTACTCGCTCCTTACTAACTACCAAACATACATTTACGGGTTGTTCAATCTCCATTATTCCTAAGTTGTAAACTTCTCTTTTGCCTCTGCTACCTGTCACCTTCTCATTAACCACCTATTGCCAtgcaaaccctagcttccctcttCATCGTTTATTACCATTTACCCGTGCCACCTTAATTGCCCCCTCCATCTCCTCATGGAGGAGCGCCTCCCTACTATCAGTATTCAGCCCACCGATGACCCATCTCTTCATCGGAGACCCTCACCACCCAACTACGAGCCAATTTTCCAGCCTAGACCTTTTCCTTTTCGCAAGAGTTCATTCCAAGCTAGATCAAGGCCTCTCTCCATTGAATCAGAGATCTATATTGTCCAAATTCCCAAGGAACAAATATTTAGCGTCCCTCCACCGGAGAATGCAATCACTGCTGAACGTTACCGGAATCCGGAGACGAACGAGAGCTCACATCGGAATCGTTTGGTCTGTGTTATCATTACGTTGTTAGTTGTTGCTGCCATAGTTGGGTTAATCGCAGGGGTCGTTCACAATGTTTTTAATCTTGAAACTCCTGCTTTCTCTGTTGTGCATGTTCGTGTCAAGAATCCACCTTCTTCTTCCCATAAAACGAGCTTCGAAATCACATTGAAGGCAAAGAATCGAAATGAGAGAACGGAAAATATTTATAGCAGCGATGGGGAAATCACACTTTTATACAATGGCCACAAGATTGGTTCAGGAAAATCCCCGGAATTTGATCAAGCTGCTGATAGTTCGAAGAAGATTGGATTAGAGCTAAGGTCCTCGAAGGGAGCATTGCCTGAAGAAATCGAAAGAAGCATTAGAGACAAAATGGGGAAACGACATGTGTCTTTAGTACTGAAAATGAATAATGTTCCAGTGAAGATGAAGTCGTGGAAGGCAATTGATGTTGTTTGTAATTTGAAGGTGAGCTCTTTAGGGGATTCAGGTAACAACATTGTATCCCAAGATTGTGAAACCAAGTTCAATTGAATGATTAATTCATTGTTTAGGCCTCATTTCATCTATTAATTATGCCAAGTCTTATAGTTCTTTCCATGTGTAGAATCATGTTTATAAGCTTTCATAATTCAAATTCTTATGATCCATctctttttaaaaatcattaaaatataaaaaaaattactatcaTCATCATAATTTATTCTATAGCTCAACTTAACTCAATTAagtttttatccaaaaaatttggagaATTTATTCTACAATCATATCAAAATTAAGTTTTTTAAAATGGTTGGGGAAGagattactttcattttcataattggctccaaattaaattaaaagttaaatatGAGCTTTTACAATCAGGCCAAGTATTGAATGTACTTCACTTGCATAAGAATGATCAATTTTCGTAAGCCAAGAACTCGGACTAATTTCCCCATGACAGAAATTAACACTACCACATCTGggaattttgttaaaaaaaagaGTGATAATCTTTGGAATAcgaaaacaaaataaacaaaaagTTAAGCAATTTCTCATGTGTAGAACTTAAGAAAGAATTTCAAGGGTATGAtagttatttaaaaaatatttttaatgtatGTAAGGATAAGTCCTTATTGAAACTCAAACTCCAAACTTGATAGTTTTAGAGATAATTTGGTATGATAGAAATAATTTATTCCcttaattttaagagaaaagtGTCCTTCCACTTGTGTCATATTCTTCTTCGATCTTGCCTTTCCTCTCTTGGTCTCCAACTCtcaattcttcttcttcaatcaattaatttcttatttttctccctcttctATCTTTCTCAtgttcacaaaaccctaacccattTAACAAAAAACATGAATCCACATCTCCCCAATCATGAGTTAACCTCCTCCTTTCGGGATCCAAGAGCCCAATGAGATCTCCGTGAATCAGCAGGCAAATTGGTAATCTGTATTTGATGATCCATTGCATTTGTTTTAATTAATTTGCTCTTTTGCGGCCTTAATCTGATTTTTTCAAATTCGGGTCTTCGTGTTTATTGTGGGTTGCttgaatttgtataagatttCCATTTGTTATTTGATTTGTGCATTCTGTGATAATGTTTTGTTGCTTTGTGTTTTTTGGTTTACTTTGTCAAAAATTAGATAAAAGCAAAGGAATATGTGGTGATTACTGATTACTTGAGAGAAATTACAGAAGATATCAAAACTAGAAAATAAAACTAAACCAAATTAATTGGTTGCATTCGGTTATATTATAACTCCGATTCTCTTTGATTCTCATAGTTTTACACTTTGGTTAATCAATTAGCTTAATTCAATTCGGTTGGAGACCTAATCAACCAATTGTACACTCTTAAACAGACAAAAATATCTCAAAtggattaaaaaagaaaatatattaatGAAAAAATCATGCTTCCATTTTAAGGTCTCAAATTAAACCTTGAAATAATACATAGATTTGTCAAAGTTATATAAGGTCAGTTGCTATTAAAATCTTTAGAGAGATTGAGTCTTACAATTTTACGACAAGATGCAAAGGACATTCAACAAACCTAATAAATAAGTTTTTTCAATAAAATCATAAATTCAATTGACAAACCAACAAAATcaacataaaattttcaaatttgtagTATACAATATGAGAAGCAATTGACACAAAAACAAGGAGGAGATAGAGAAGATAGAGCATTGGAATTATGAGGCAGTGCAGATTCATTCAGTGTTTGAAgcattccaaaaaaaaaaaaaaaaaaacaaatggcGGCCACTAAACTAGGTCATGGGTTGGTTCCAAGTCGAAAGATGGTTCGGACTGATTTTGGTTTGAAATAATTTTGGTTCTATTGGAATATTAATTGTGAAAACGAGTTCCACATCGGCAATGTACAAGAAAATTTAAGGATATATAATTGTTagcaaaccaaaccaaaccaaaaaCTAAACCAAAATAGTTCAGTTTTGGTTTGGTTTGGTGATGAGAGCTTAGTTTCAAACTcagtattttttaaaaattataataatattaatatttgataCATTATGAGATATAAGTTTATAGgactttatttatttagtttctaatgtgaaaaaaaaaattaaagagaccatatatatatatatattaaaaattgaattgggccAATATTGGTATGGAATTGTCGGTTCGAGCTAGTGATTCTAAATCGGTTCATGAATTAGAATTGTTGACACTGTCCAGTTTTGGGTTTGACTTTGGCTGGTCTTGATTCAGCTCACAGTTGTCTTCACTGaaaaaaaagattaaaagtaaAATATGTGATTTTAATGTTAGATTTAGATATTATTGTAAGTGGACATTAAAAAAAAGGGAGAAGTGAAAAATTTAATGGAGGGAATTGTGAAAAGAagtagaaaaagaagaaattgttggagatttgagagagagagagagagagagagagagaagagagagaagggAGGAGCATGAGTGGAAAAGATGAATCGGTTTTTAGACTAGCAATGATAAGAATTCTAATAAAAATCTCAATGAATGTTACGACCCAACCTATTGGCTGGATCGACACTAGAACCTGAATCAGCCTAAAGCCTCCtaggcccgtagtaagtctaattgtttctcaacccaatcctaaggcccatttgggcccaattcaaaaaattcaaccggacagagtctggccataaaatagaccatttaacgaggagtttttgactcgtccgacctgtaaacacaatatataataaattggggagctcagctcaccctccacatactcataatttcataaaatccaatgggagctcagctccctcatccaatctaatCATGCAAGCAATTAatattcttacaaattcaacaccatattatattacagacccaaattaattaaaatactcctaacacatgcgaagtctaaaatttaattcaattatacaaaatttattaaatactactaattgacctgcgaagaagaagagctggTTAGTTacaacaagtaatcctcctgtaacctgaaaaaatagatgaagaggagtgagcgttcgactcagagagtaaaatactaattttaaccacaatttttatagctaactaaagctaatgcatcctaaggaatgGAATACAATATCATCATagttttcatacaaaccatatcatagcagtaaaaaggcaatttggagtactcacccACCCCACACTGTTCaaatagtacatatatgggagttgatcccttatacagctctcttaatccaacctctgctagcgattgtctctcaagccagactttcgcttaataaaccaaatgcggggtcccagcgagtgtatctcaagccgtgtctaccccaactTCTCTATAAAGGACCGGATCTCAGCGAGTGTctttcaagccatgtctacccatcctgtccataacCAATACCATACcatacgcacgccaacgcacacacactactccaaattaccacaaacaacatttatggcacttcatcaattatgaatgcaatataaaatgtgcctaatgtttaactacaaagatatatatttataagtgatgcatgggcatgcttgaacatataataatatcaaaattaaaattaaaattaatattttactcacagacttaaccgcggTCATTGCGGTGGCTGGACGGAGGAGGAAAACTGTCCTGGCTTACCTAACAAAATTTCAttacaaattttaatatatttgactcaatataaGTTTGGATAAGATCAAAaacatcctaagtcgtgccgaaaatccagcagagtctcccctatatctaggacctacccaacctgaaaaaAGATTCAAAATGCACTTTTATATCCACAtgtcacacatccacaactcaatcacatcatatggccccttcttgggcccatccaaatagtcaataaccacaatttgaaaaattataatttagtctttaCAATTActcattttgcaaaaactacccatttgagctccaaaaattctaaaactttacctCGTggcccttagcaatattatagagctaaagcaaaaggaattatatttttctaacctactacgaatattttatagatttttaattgaaatcaggcattagataattaagaaaatgagggttcaggtttacctatgttAATTCCAACCCTGGAGATGCGTTCGAGACATctgaattcggagactttttctatAGCCTGTCTGCCTGGCCCGAAATTGTAGACACGAGCAACTATTGAATTTttacgaattgaagatacctacgcgaagcccacaacacgagggttagtatattatttttacaaaattttctaaactcatttaatgctcaaaaaAATACTTTGAAGTCTTGcgagacccaccaaaaaacggtgtctgaaaaatttaaaatgagtatTACTGCAaaactctcgatgagtggagcactccggtactcttgGATTTTTGGTGGAGTTTACAGTTTTTTAGAAATCTAGccaaaaagtcaaaatgggctaaaacttttcagACAAAAATTGggtaaaccgctcgatggattttagtgttcttagtgtctataaaaagctctcgaggtgtagaagtATTTTGGGACAAGATCCGGTCCTATTGGTGGCCGGATGGCCGGAATCGGCCCGGGAAAGTGAAGCGGTGCGCTCGCGCGCAGGGGTGGTTTTGCGCGACATTTTTGACGGCCTGGAGGCCTGCCGGCGGCGAGGGAGAAGTGAGGGAACTGCGTCGGCGACTGAGGAGGGATGGGGCGGTGGCTAGCCAGTGAGGGgagaagggaggagagagaaaacgaggaGAGAAGGGGAGGGGGTCACGCAACGCGAGaaggggaagaaaaagggaaggggccggtccgattcgatcggtccaacTCGGTCTAGTTCTATTCGACCGGTCAGATTTGAGAtacaaaaatttgaatttttactctgccctgagataaaaaacgaggtccaaaaattctgaaaaaattctaaaaaactcaaaaaaattcgtagagtccaaatatatttttagttttgtcacatggtctttaaattaatttttaaaatatcaaagttttatattttcaaaaaatcgaacctgatttctaaaatctgaaaaaatttcaaataatttttcaaattttaaataaaataaaatattaatatttatccataaaataataaatttaaaaattaggggtgttacaatgaaggTTATGCTGTTTTGttttctgcttttttttttttttggcacagTTTCTAAAGAGGTGTTTAGTATGAGTTTAGCTAGAAACAATAATTATCTTGtaacttttaattcttttttaatattatttggaTATTTCAAATAAACTATATTAACTTTTTATCTCATTaatgtttatatattttttagaaGTTGAATGTTAATCTTGTAGAGTATAGGTTAATAACTACTCTCTTTAAAAGCATTTGGCATGAATTAACAAATGGTAATTGTTACTCTTGTAACTTTTAACCATTTATTAATGTTAAGGTATTTTAAAGAGATTAAGTTAACTTTTCTCTTTAAAACACACGTTAAGTGGTATAAAAATTTCTTCAAGGGTAATatttaataactttttttttttaattttttatcaaatgCACTCTAAACGGTATGAAATTTTCTTGGACTAGCAAGTAGCGAGGGCCCAAAATATGACAGTCCTGTTATAGTAAATGACAAAACCCATTGTTGTATAAGTGGCCAAGATTTGTAATCCAATGGGCCAACTATGCAGCGTCAGACACCCATATGGCCTCGGTATCGAAAATGATTAATAATTTGTTTTATCTTCCTAAATGCTACCTATTTCGAGGCCTCTGTCAAGTGTCAACTCCCCATATTTTTCCTGTAGGACCCTCTTCCCCCATCCAAATTTAGTTGTGTTTTGGTAGCCCATCTGAGTTTAAGTGTCAAAGAAAGCTATTAGCTAGCAAGTCTTagatatgttaaaaaaaaaataaccgcttgcatataatttttttaataagcaGATTAATTTTATCAATGAAAAGATTTAGGAAAACTTAGGATTCACTATTCGGTTCCAATCtatcaatattatatataatttggACAAATATAGATAATTTGATTTCTTTTCTTTAACTGAAGATTAGCTATGTATTCAGTCCAAGAATAAGTCTCTTACTAAGGCCAGTTCCCCAAACATGCATGCAATAATCTatttgtcatttttccctgaaaagATGTGAAGAAGAAAGCAGCTATATACAACAATTATTGTATTAGATATTTTTTGATACTTTGCATAAAAAGAAGGTAACTTAAAGAAAGTTGGTACTTTAAAAAACAAGTGTTGAATTAAAGGGAAGTAAACTTCAAAAGAGCATTAGTCATTATATATATAGAACAATGAACTATGGAAAAACTTTAAAACAGGCCTGCTCAATGGATATATATGCTCCTTTTCTTCCTTTCAAAAACCTGTTTTACAACttgttaattaataattatagggAGATTGGAAAGCAGCTATGCCCTACTCTTTTTTTACAAACTTGTGTTCTCTCTATCAAGCCACAAAGTCATGGTTAAAAATTCTCATTTCctttaattctcatcaattacaaTTAAAGCAGGCTTGACAAAATATACTCAACTTTCCTTCTCACCATTTTCTTTTTGGGTTTTTTGGTTAATATATTAATGGAGAAGTTGGAGTAAGTAAAATGCCTTTTTGACAAAATACATCTTGACTTTAGAGTTCTTGAAGTGAAAGAGAAAggacaagaaagtgaaggaaaataaaTTCTTATTATCTTATGTATGAAGAGTAAAGACCACATATACAACTTTTGACACTGAATATATACATGGATTGCAGGGATGTGAGGATGGGACAAATGCCATTGCTCTCTATTATTTCCAAAGTTTTCTTGTCACATTGATTGGGGTAATGGGCAGAAGAGATAAATTCCTTTAGAAAAAGGGATCAACTTATTTATTAGTGTACCTACCTACCTAGCTACTCGATCAATTTCAGAATCGAATTATTGTTCTTATTCTGTGACATTAGATAGTTGGATGATGGGATGATAGATTAAGACATCATGATTGAACTTTCAATTTGTCTTTCATAGTTCTGGTTTCCATGTATGTTTAATATTATTAGAAGACTTGTATTGTAACTGCATGATTCAATCAATAGGAGTTGCACGGGTCTAAAAATCCTTCCTCACCTCCCCTTGTCCTTGTGCTTGCTATAGTGATAAACTGGATTCATGCACAGAGTAAAGAAGTGACCCAAAAACACATTCCCAATTATTCGTCTTATTTCTCATCAATCACTTTCGAGTGTCAGAGGGATACATAAGGGTCGGCCAGTGACCCATTTTTTCTGCAGGTTCTATTCATTTGTTCCCCATAACAATGGCATCTGGGGCACATGGGGATCCATGTGACCATGAGTTGGGCACCTCTCGCTAGTGTGTAGCCCCATTGAcaaggatatacaaatacaaatatACAAAAAACAGTAATTATAT
It contains:
- the LOC110663408 gene encoding NDR1/HIN1-like protein 13 encodes the protein MEERLPTISIQPTDDPSLHRRPSPPNYEPIFQPRPFPFRKSSFQARSRPLSIESEIYIVQIPKEQIFSVPPPENAITAERYRNPETNESSHRNRLVCVIITLLVVAAIVGLIAGVVHNVFNLETPAFSVVHVRVKNPPSSSHKTSFEITLKAKNRNERTENIYSSDGEITLLYNGHKIGSGKSPEFDQAADSSKKIGLELRSSKGALPEEIERSIRDKMGKRHVSLVLKMNNVPVKMKSWKAIDVVCNLKVSSLGDSGNNIVSQDCETKFN